A part of Spirochaetae bacterium HGW-Spirochaetae-1 genomic DNA contains:
- a CDS encoding enoyl-CoA hydratase → MSTCTYTVDDSGIAIMTINNPPMNALATPVLKDIEAAVDKALADDAVRVIVFTGAGKAFIAGADIREIEQLKTAKAGSTYLERGQGLLNKMEQADKPFIAAINGFALGGGMELALACHIRLADETAQLGLPEIKLGVIPGYGGTQRSPRLIGKGRAYELILSGNFVDGKTAAAYGIVNRTAPKGEVVEEAKKLAAAIASKGRPAIIQAMKAIREGVVMEFMAAQTFEREQFGVLCETANKDEGVDAFLSKRNPVPKDN, encoded by the coding sequence ATGTCTACATGTACATACACCGTGGATGATTCCGGTATAGCAATTATGACCATAAACAATCCCCCCATGAACGCCCTGGCTACCCCCGTTCTCAAGGACATCGAAGCGGCAGTTGATAAAGCCCTGGCCGATGATGCCGTCAGGGTCATCGTTTTCACCGGAGCGGGAAAGGCCTTCATTGCCGGCGCCGACATAAGGGAAATTGAACAGCTGAAAACAGCGAAGGCAGGGAGTACCTACCTGGAAAGAGGACAGGGACTTTTGAATAAAATGGAACAGGCAGACAAACCATTTATCGCCGCCATAAACGGTTTCGCCCTGGGCGGCGGCATGGAACTGGCCCTGGCATGCCACATCAGGCTTGCCGACGAAACGGCCCAGTTGGGACTTCCCGAGATCAAGCTGGGTGTTATTCCCGGTTACGGCGGAACACAGCGCAGCCCGCGCCTCATCGGCAAGGGACGTGCCTATGAGCTCATCCTTTCCGGCAATTTCGTCGATGGAAAAACAGCGGCAGCCTATGGGATAGTCAACAGGACCGCACCCAAAGGTGAAGTCGTTGAAGAAGCGAAAAAACTGGCGGCAGCCATCGCATCCAAGGGACGCCCTGCCATCATACAGGCAATGAAAGCCATTCGTGAAGGTGTGGTCATGGAGTTCATGGCAGCCCAGACATTTGAACGCGAACAATTCGGTGTTCTCTGTGAGACTGCAAACAAGGACGAGGGAGTGGACGCCTTCCTTTCAAAAAGAAACCCGGTGCCGAAGGACAACTAG
- a CDS encoding NGG1p interacting factor NIF3: protein MYKLCFYVPGSHLEEVKSALFAAGAGKIGDYDCCAWQTRGTGQFRPLKGSNPYIGRQGEIETVDEYKVEMVCEDHLIEEVVRAMKKAHPYEEPAFDIWKLFLFPD, encoded by the coding sequence ATGTACAAGCTCTGCTTTTATGTGCCCGGGAGTCACCTGGAGGAAGTGAAGAGCGCTCTCTTCGCTGCAGGAGCGGGGAAAATCGGCGATTATGACTGCTGCGCCTGGCAGACACGGGGAACCGGTCAGTTCAGGCCCCTGAAAGGGAGTAATCCCTATATAGGGAGACAGGGAGAGATAGAAACCGTGGATGAATACAAGGTGGAAATGGTCTGCGAGGACCATCTCATCGAAGAGGTGGTGCGAGCCATGAAAAAGGCCCATCCCTATGAAGAACCGGCCTTTGATATATGGAAGCTTTTTCTTTTTCCTGATTGA